The DNA sequence CGCCAGGATGGACTGCATCGAGGTGCAGGACGGCAAGGCGACCGCCGTGCTGATGCAGGATGGCGAGCGGATCGAAACCGACATGGTGATCGTCGGCATCGGCATCATCCCCGAAACCGGCCCGTTGATCGCGGCAGGCGCTGCTGGCGGCAACGGCGTCGATGTCGACGAATATTGCCGCACCAGCCTGCCCAACATCTATGCCGTGGGCGACTGCGCATCCCACGCCAACCGTTTCGCGCGCGGCGCCCAGCTTCGGCTTGAGTCCGTCCAGAACGCCAATGATCAGGCCAAGACCGCCGTCGCTCACATCATGGGCAAGGAAGAAGCCTATGACGCTGTGCCCTGGTTCTGGTCCAACCAATATGATCTGAAGCTCCAGACCGTGGGTCTTTCGATCGGCCATGACCACACCATCCTGCGCGGCGATCCGGCGACCCGCAGCTTTTCGGTCCTGTATCTGAAGGCCGGAAAGCTCATCGCGCTCGACTGCGTCAATGCGGTAAAGGACTATGTGCAGGGCCGCGCCCACGTCCTTTCCGGCGACCTCCTCGATCAGGCGCAGCTTGCCGATTCCTCGGTCCCGCTAAAGGAAGTCGGCCTGGCCTAAGGGCTCGTCATCGGCACTTGCCCCCGCGCAAAGCGTTGCTATCACCTTGAAGCAACGTGCTTTGTAACGAAAGGTCGGGCCATGACAGGTCGATTGCGGCAGTTCCTCTGGCCCCTGATCGCAAGCACTGCGCTGCTGCCCCTGCCCGCCGCATCGGCAACGCGCGGCTATACCATCACCAGCTTCGACGCGATCCGGGTCGATGCGCCTGTGGAGGTGATCATCACCACGGGCGCTGGCGCTTCCGCCAAAGTCGATGGCGATCAATCGCTGATCGAAAGGTTGCATATCGATGTGTCGGGGCGCCTGCTGACCATCAGGATGGACCGCGCCCAACCCGGCGAGAAAAGCGGCGGCCGTGCCACCGTCCGGCTCTCGACCGGCACGCTTGAAAGGCTGGTTCTGACCGGCGGCGGCTCCATCTCGGTCAGCCGGATGAAGGGTTTACGCGGAGAGATCGTACTTGGCGGCAATGGCGATGTCAGCGTCGCGGCGGTTGACCTCGATCAGCTCAGCCTCGGCCTCGCAGGCGCAGGCCGCGCAACGCTGGCCGGTCGAGCCGCAATAGCGACAGTGCGCGTAAATGGTCCGGGCGCCGTGGCTGCCGACGGCCTGCGCGTTCGTCAGGCGACGGTCAGCAATGACGGCCCGGGCAATGTCGCCCTGACCGCAGACGTAACCGCCAAAATATCGGCATCAGGCTCGGGTGACGTCACCGTGATCGGCAAGGCCGCCTGCCAGGTCGAAAATCGCGGCACCGGCCGCATCTCCTGCGGCGGCGAAGCCTTTTAGAGCTTGATCGTCCTACACTGAAGCATCGGCAAAGGCTGATTTTCCGTCACCCCGGGCTCGACCCGGGGTCCCGCTGCCTCGGCGGCGTCAGAAAAAGAGCGGGACCCCGGATCAAGTCCGGGGTGACGATCACTCAAACGTGATCATGTTCTATGTGCCGTGGCTTTCATCGCGATCACCTAACCCCGTTCGGGCTGAGCTTGTCGAAGCCCCTTCTCTTTCTTGAAAACCCCGCCCCCACAACTGCCCCCCCACTAACCTTATCAAAGTGTTTACCGCCACCCCATAGACATAAGGCACCAGCCATTGCCGGATCGTCCCATGTTCGCCCGTGCCCTCCTCCTCTTCCTCTTCATGGCCTCGCCCCAAACGGCAGAAGCACAGGGTGTGGTGGCCGTCGCGGACAGCGGAGACACGGCCTGGATGATCCTCTGCGCCCTCCTCATACTGCTCGCCGGGATTCCGGGCCTGCTCCTACGCCATGCAGGCCTCGTCAATGTGCGAAGCGCGCTCTCGGCAAGCACCCAGCTTCTCGTCGTCGCGGCGGGCGCATCGCTCGCCTGGGCCATCGCGGGTTATAGCCTCAGCTTCGCACCGGGCAGCGCATGGCTCGGCGGCGGAGCGAACCTCCTACTCGCCAACCTCGGCTCCCTGAAGGCTGGCCTGACCGTTCCCGAATCCGCCTTCGTCCTGTTCCAGATGGCCTTGGCACTCTTTGCCGTCTGCCTCCTCCCCGGCGCCACGGCGGGACGCGCGCGCTTTGGCTGGATGGCGGCCCTTGCCCCGCTCTGGCTGCTGATCGTCTATGCCCCGCTGGTTCATGGCATCTGGGGCGGCGGCTGGCTTGCAGCGCTCGGAGTCATCGACTTTTCCGGCGGCCTTGTCATGCACATGAGCGCAGGCTTTTCCGCGCTCGCGCTCTCCCTGATCCTTGGCCGCCGCCCCCGACATGCCGCCACGAGCCACGCCCCGATGCTCAGCCTCGCGGGTGGCGCATTGATCTGGATCGGCTGGGCGGGCATTTCCGGCGGCTGGGCTCTTGGCGCCACAGACAATGCCGCCACAGCCATCCTCAACACGCATTTCGCGACCTGCGCGGGCGCGCTCGCATGGGCGCTGTCGGATCGCGCCGCGACCGGCCGCATCAGCGCCACAGGCATCATGTCGGGCGCTGTCGCTGGTCTCGCCGCCATCTCTTCCTCCGCCGCCCTTTCGGGTCCCGGAGGCGCCATGCTGATCGGCCTTGGCGCCGCCCTTCTCTGCCGCATCGCAAAGGCAACGTTCGGGCGCGGCGTCGATGATCCGGCGTCGGTCTTCCTGCTCCATGGGCTAGGCGGCCTGATCGGCGCCCTGCTGTTGCCGCTCTTTGTTCAGCCGCTCCTTGGCGGCGTAGGTTTCGAAGGCGACATCAGCCTCACCGGGGCAATGCTAAGCCAATTGGCCGGTGTCATTGCCGTCGCCCTCTGGTCCATGGCGGGAACCTCTATCGTCGCGCTGCTGCTATCGGTCGTACTGCCCATGCGTCTAACGGCAGAGGAAGCCGCAGAGGGCCTTGATCAGGTCGACCATGGCCAACAAGGCTGGGACTTCCGCTAACATCATGGGCATCGCGGTCGGCATCTTCGCCCATCAGGAGGAGCGGCGGATCGGCACCTGCCTCGCCTCGCTCCCGCTGGATCGGGCGGACACCATCTATCATGTCCTAGTCAACGGCTCGACCGACGCCACCGCCGCCCGCGCCCGCGAAGCCGTCGGCGGGCGAGCCAATGTCCGGGTGCATGACATCGCCCAGGGCGGCAAATCACGAACATGGAACCACATGATCCATGATCTGCTGGACGGAACCGACGAAGCCGTCATCCTCCTCGACGGCGACGCCCAGATCGCGCCCGGCTCCATCGACGCGTTGGTGCGGGCGGTGGCAAGCGACGGGATCAATGCGGCGGCGGGCATGCCGCTCAACGGCCGCATGGCCGCGCATTACCGCCAACTGCTGTCAACAGACGGCGGCCTCTTCGGCGATCTTTATGCACTGTCCGGCCATTTCGTGAACCGCATCCGCGCGCGCCGGTTGCGCCTGCCCAATGATCTGATCGGCGACGATGGCCTCGTCGCCGCCTGGGCTCATACCGATCTGCAAACTGACGTCGCCTGGCAACGTGAGCGTGTCATCGCTTGCGAAGAAGCCGGCTTCCTCTGCGAACCCGTCCGCCTCACCAGCCCTGCAAGCTGGCGCATGCAATATCGCCGGATGACCAACTATTCGCTGCGCTTCTTCCAGAACCGCATCGTCTCCGACATCATGGGTGGGCAAGGACCTGACGCCCTGCCGCGCGAACTGCGCAGCCTCTACGCCGCATGGCTCCCCCGCTTAGCGCCTCGCTCCGGCCCCACCGGCTGGTTCGACCGAAAGGCACTTGCACGGATGAGGCAGGCAGCCGCTTAGCGGTCCTTGCCCGCCAGCTCCTTGTTGATGAACAGCGCCAGCCCCGTCACCACCGCGCCCGAAAACAGATAAGCACCCGAAGCCGCCAGCCCAAATGTGACCGACAGCGCCAGCGCCACCAGCGGCGCAAACCCCGCCCCCACCAGCCAGGCAAGGTCCGAAGTCAGCGCAGACCCCGTATAGCGCGTCGCCGTCGAAAAGTTGGACGCAACCACGCCCGAAGACTGCCCAAAGCTCAATCCCAGCAGCATGAAGCCCAGGATCATGAAAGCGATCTCCGCCAGCTCGCCACCATTGAGCAG is a window from the Sphingobium sp. Cam5-1 genome containing:
- a CDS encoding head GIN domain-containing protein, translating into MTGRLRQFLWPLIASTALLPLPAASATRGYTITSFDAIRVDAPVEVIITTGAGASAKVDGDQSLIERLHIDVSGRLLTIRMDRAQPGEKSGGRATVRLSTGTLERLVLTGGGSISVSRMKGLRGEIVLGGNGDVSVAAVDLDQLSLGLAGAGRATLAGRAAIATVRVNGPGAVAADGLRVRQATVSNDGPGNVALTADVTAKISASGSGDVTVIGKAACQVENRGTGRISCGGEAF
- a CDS encoding ammonium transporter — translated: MFARALLLFLFMASPQTAEAQGVVAVADSGDTAWMILCALLILLAGIPGLLLRHAGLVNVRSALSASTQLLVVAAGASLAWAIAGYSLSFAPGSAWLGGGANLLLANLGSLKAGLTVPESAFVLFQMALALFAVCLLPGATAGRARFGWMAALAPLWLLIVYAPLVHGIWGGGWLAALGVIDFSGGLVMHMSAGFSALALSLILGRRPRHAATSHAPMLSLAGGALIWIGWAGISGGWALGATDNAATAILNTHFATCAGALAWALSDRAATGRISATGIMSGAVAGLAAISSSAALSGPGGAMLIGLGAALLCRIAKATFGRGVDDPASVFLLHGLGGLIGALLLPLFVQPLLGGVGFEGDISLTGAMLSQLAGVIAVALWSMAGTSIVALLLSVVLPMRLTAEEAAEGLDQVDHGQQGWDFR
- a CDS encoding glycosyltransferase family 2 protein — encoded protein: MGIAVGIFAHQEERRIGTCLASLPLDRADTIYHVLVNGSTDATAARAREAVGGRANVRVHDIAQGGKSRTWNHMIHDLLDGTDEAVILLDGDAQIAPGSIDALVRAVASDGINAAAGMPLNGRMAAHYRQLLSTDGGLFGDLYALSGHFVNRIRARRLRLPNDLIGDDGLVAAWAHTDLQTDVAWQRERVIACEEAGFLCEPVRLTSPASWRMQYRRMTNYSLRFFQNRIVSDIMGGQGPDALPRELRSLYAAWLPRLAPRSGPTGWFDRKALARMRQAAA